A single region of the Moorena sp. SIOASIH genome encodes:
- the nuoK gene encoding NADH-quinone oxidoreductase subunit NuoK: MELQLQYFLLLAAALFCIGIYGLVTSRNAVRVLMSIELMLNAVNLNLMGFSNFLDSAGIKGQVFTVFVITVAAAEAAVGLAIVLSIYRNRDTVDMEQFNLLKW; the protein is encoded by the coding sequence ATGGAACTTCAACTCCAATACTTTTTACTGCTTGCTGCTGCTTTGTTTTGCATCGGTATTTATGGTCTAGTGACTAGCCGCAATGCCGTGCGAGTGCTGATGTCCATTGAGCTAATGCTGAATGCGGTGAACCTTAATTTAATGGGGTTCTCTAATTTTCTAGACTCAGCAGGGATTAAGGGTCAAGTGTTTACCGTGTTTGTAATTACCGTAGCAGCTGCAGAAGCGGCGGTGGGTTTAGCTATTGTGCTGTCGATATATCGTAATCGGGATACGGTGGATATGGAACAATTTAATCTGCTGAAGTGGTAG
- a CDS encoding NADH-quinone oxidoreductase subunit J, whose translation MNLAEGVQLISVAILSVIMIGAALGVVLLSNIVYSAFLLAGVFIGISGLYILLNADFVAAAQILIYVGAVNVLILFAIMLVNKREDFKPMTKRWVRTGSTAIVCIGLFALLSTMVLATPWSVETDPAMVVTNTAVEIGKHFFSDFLLPFELASVLLLMAMVGAIIIARRDYIPEELVSRDQEIATALTLPERPRELASVPGDSK comes from the coding sequence ATGAATCTAGCGGAAGGGGTTCAGTTAATTTCCGTTGCCATACTATCGGTGATCATGATTGGGGCGGCTTTAGGGGTTGTCCTTCTTTCCAATATTGTATACTCAGCGTTTTTACTGGCTGGTGTTTTCATCGGTATTTCTGGATTGTATATTCTGCTAAATGCTGACTTTGTAGCAGCAGCACAGATATTAATCTATGTTGGGGCGGTCAATGTTCTAATTTTATTTGCCATCATGTTGGTGAATAAGCGAGAGGATTTTAAACCTATGACTAAGCGGTGGGTGCGCACTGGGTCAACTGCTATAGTCTGTATTGGTTTGTTTGCGCTTCTGAGTACAATGGTTTTGGCAACGCCATGGTCAGTTGAAACTGATCCAGCTATGGTTGTTACTAATACTGCAGTGGAGATTGGTAAGCATTTTTTCAGTGACTTTTTGTTGCCGTTTGAGCTAGCTTCTGTACTTTTGTTAATGGCAATGGTAGGGGCAATTATCATAGCTCGTCGGGATTATATTCCTGAGGAATTGGTTTCGAGAGATCAGGAAATTGCTACAGCTTTGACCTTGCCTGAGCGTCCTCGGGAGCTTGCTTCTGTCCCAGGTGATTCTAAATAA
- the ndhI gene encoding NAD(P)H-quinone oxidoreductase subunit I — protein sequence MKFLKQVGDYAKETVQAARYIGQGISVTFDHMQRRPITVQYPYEKLIPSERYRGRIHFEFDKCIACEVCVRVCPINLPVVDYEFDKATKKKNLKHYSIDFGVCIFCANCIEYCPTNCLSATEEYEISTYDRHELNYDNVALGRLPYKVTQDPMVTPLRELAYLPKGVMDPHDLPAGSQRAGMRPEEILKQMESKEEDVKS from the coding sequence CTGAAGTTCCTCAAACAGGTTGGCGACTACGCTAAAGAAACTGTGCAAGCTGCTCGCTACATTGGTCAAGGGATATCGGTTACTTTTGATCACATGCAACGGCGTCCAATTACAGTACAATACCCTTACGAAAAACTAATCCCCTCTGAGCGCTATCGCGGTCGGATTCATTTTGAATTTGATAAGTGTATTGCCTGCGAAGTCTGTGTGCGGGTTTGTCCGATTAACTTGCCAGTGGTAGATTACGAGTTTGATAAAGCTACTAAGAAGAAAAATCTCAAGCACTACAGTATAGATTTCGGAGTTTGTATTTTCTGTGCTAACTGCATTGAATACTGCCCCACTAACTGTCTATCAGCAACAGAAGAGTATGAAATTTCTACCTACGACCGTCATGAGTTGAACTATGATAATGTAGCCCTGGGACGCCTCCCCTATAAAGTTACCCAAGACCCGATGGTAACTCCTCTACGGGAATTGGCTTATCTACCGAAGGGGGTTATGGATCCTCATGATTTGCCAGCAGGTTCTCAACGGGCTGGTATGCGTCCAGAGGAAATTCTTAAGCAAATGGAATCAAAGGAAGAAGACGTTAAGAGTTAG
- the nuoH gene encoding NADH-quinone oxidoreductase subunit NuoH: MNQGIDLQSRFIQSLSDLGIPAGAAKAIWMPLPLFLMITVATVGVLVVVWLERKISAAAQQRIGPEYAGPLGVLQPVADGIKLVFKEDVIPAKSDSLLFTLGPILVVLPVFISYLIVPFGQNLVITNVGTGIFLWIALSSIQPIGLLMSGYASNNKYSLLGGLRAAAQSISYEIPLALAVLAVVMMSNSLSTIDIVDQQSGYGILGWNVWRQPVGFLIFWISALAECERLPFDLPEAEEELVAGYQTEYAGMKFGLFYVGSYVNLVLSALLVAVLYLGGWEFPIPLDKLAGWLGVSETSSWLQVITASLGITMTLLKAYFLIFTAILLRWTLPRVRIDQLLNLGWKFLLPVALVNLLLTAALKLAFPIAFGG; the protein is encoded by the coding sequence ATGAATCAAGGAATTGACCTCCAAAGCCGTTTTATTCAATCGCTGAGTGATCTAGGCATCCCCGCTGGTGCAGCCAAAGCCATTTGGATGCCATTACCCCTATTTCTGATGATTACCGTTGCCACCGTAGGGGTTTTGGTAGTGGTTTGGTTAGAACGAAAAATTTCTGCTGCTGCTCAACAGCGCATTGGTCCAGAATACGCTGGTCCTCTAGGGGTACTCCAGCCTGTAGCAGATGGAATCAAACTCGTCTTCAAAGAAGATGTTATTCCAGCCAAATCTGACTCTTTATTATTCACCCTCGGACCAATCCTGGTGGTTCTACCGGTATTTATCTCCTATCTGATTGTACCGTTTGGACAGAACTTGGTAATTACCAATGTCGGCACAGGCATATTCCTGTGGATTGCCCTGTCGAGCATTCAGCCGATTGGTTTGTTAATGTCTGGCTACGCCTCTAATAATAAGTATTCATTACTCGGAGGCTTAAGAGCTGCAGCTCAGTCTATCAGTTACGAAATTCCTCTAGCATTAGCAGTGCTAGCTGTTGTCATGATGTCCAACAGCCTCAGCACCATTGACATCGTTGATCAGCAATCGGGATACGGCATTCTGGGTTGGAATGTCTGGCGTCAACCAGTGGGTTTCCTAATTTTTTGGATTTCGGCCTTGGCAGAATGCGAGCGACTCCCCTTTGACTTACCCGAAGCAGAAGAAGAACTGGTAGCTGGGTATCAGACAGAATACGCCGGGATGAAATTTGGTTTGTTCTATGTCGGTTCCTACGTCAATCTCGTGTTGTCAGCCTTGCTAGTAGCAGTGCTCTATCTGGGTGGGTGGGAATTCCCCATTCCTCTGGATAAGCTTGCGGGCTGGCTAGGGGTGAGTGAAACCAGTTCCTGGTTGCAGGTGATTACTGCCTCTTTAGGGATTACCATGACCCTGCTCAAAGCTTACTTCCTGATCTTTACAGCTATTCTGTTACGCTGGACACTGCCTCGGGTTCGGATTGACCAATTGCTTAACTTAGGCTGGAAGTTTCTACTACCAGTAGCTTTGGTAAATCTTCTATTAACTGCTGCTCTTAAATTGGCATTTCCAATTGCCTTTGGTGGTTAG
- a CDS encoding bifunctional serine/threonine-protein kinase/formylglycine-generating enzyme family protein, which translates to MSLCINPECPQPGNPDTNLFCSSCGSELLLAGRYRVSRLLGEGGFGRIYEVTHKGIAKVLKILINDEPKAVELFEQEARVLTQLNHPGIPKGEENFTFFPRNHQTPLYCLVMEKISGLNLEEYQEKRGNRPIDEKLALDWLFQIVDILQAVHQENFFHRDIKPSNIILRPDGQLVLIDFGTARQVTDTYMFKQSAGNVTSMISPGYTPLEQIHGQAVPQSDFYALGRTFVYLLTGQEPSDLYDAGNDILMWRPHAPHISSELGDFLDSLMLRVYQRPKNTQVLWEKLEAINSELNPPRRSQKPDDSTVNRPQSSQAGGFGSLGIAVAGFFNQFQNSDPSPVEGVTLNSFDFDVVTLDKYGEIKKRRRHQAKYLTEDLGNGVGLDMVYIPGGRFLMGSPETEKGHSDDESPQHWVRVSPFFMGKFAVTQAQWRAVATLFQVYPSLNPQPSKFKGDTLPVEKVSWYEAMKFCAILSRLTGRNYRLPSEAEWEYACRAGTSTPFNFGETITTDVANYDGSCTYSSEPKGVYREQTTRVGSFGVANSFGLYDMHGNVWEWCADHWYPNYLSSPVDGSAWLSSINEYDHHSRLLRGGSWDIIPGICRSACRFSYIPADNTEVNIGFRVVCDVSMP; encoded by the coding sequence ATGAGCCTGTGCATAAATCCTGAGTGTCCTCAGCCTGGTAACCCTGATACGAACCTATTCTGCTCAAGCTGCGGTTCTGAGTTATTGCTGGCGGGACGTTATCGGGTCAGCCGGTTACTCGGAGAAGGTGGCTTTGGACGAATCTATGAGGTGACTCACAAGGGAATTGCCAAGGTTCTCAAAATTTTGATTAACGATGAACCGAAAGCTGTGGAACTTTTTGAGCAAGAAGCGAGAGTTCTGACTCAGCTCAATCACCCAGGTATTCCTAAAGGAGAGGAAAATTTCACCTTCTTTCCCAGAAACCACCAAACCCCCCTATACTGTTTGGTCATGGAAAAAATCTCTGGGCTGAATTTAGAGGAGTATCAGGAAAAGCGAGGAAATCGCCCCATTGATGAAAAATTAGCCTTGGATTGGTTATTTCAAATCGTTGATATTCTCCAAGCAGTTCATCAGGAAAACTTTTTCCATCGCGATATCAAACCTTCCAATATTATTTTGCGTCCAGATGGACAATTAGTATTAATTGATTTTGGCACAGCCCGCCAAGTTACCGACACTTATATGTTCAAACAATCTGCTGGGAATGTTACCAGTATGATTTCCCCTGGGTATACTCCCCTAGAACAAATCCATGGTCAAGCGGTACCCCAGTCGGATTTCTACGCTCTAGGACGGACATTTGTTTATTTGCTGACAGGGCAAGAACCCTCAGATTTGTATGATGCTGGTAATGATATCTTGATGTGGCGACCCCATGCACCACACATTTCTTCAGAGTTAGGGGATTTTCTTGATAGTTTGATGCTGCGAGTTTATCAACGTCCTAAAAATACTCAGGTTCTTTGGGAAAAGTTAGAAGCAATCAACTCAGAACTTAATCCTCCACGGCGATCCCAGAAACCAGATGATTCTACTGTTAATAGACCACAATCAAGTCAAGCGGGGGGATTTGGCAGTTTAGGAATCGCTGTAGCTGGATTTTTTAACCAATTCCAAAACTCCGACCCCTCACCAGTCGAGGGAGTGACCCTAAACTCTTTTGACTTCGATGTGGTAACTCTAGATAAGTACGGTGAAATTAAAAAGCGCCGCCGTCACCAAGCCAAATATTTGACAGAAGACTTAGGCAATGGTGTAGGGCTAGATATGGTGTACATCCCTGGGGGAAGATTCCTCATGGGTTCACCAGAAACTGAGAAGGGACATAGCGACGATGAAAGTCCACAGCATTGGGTCAGAGTCTCTCCCTTCTTCATGGGAAAGTTTGCGGTTACCCAGGCCCAGTGGCGGGCTGTAGCAACCTTATTCCAAGTCTATCCTTCCCTAAACCCCCAGCCCTCTAAGTTCAAAGGCGATACTCTGCCAGTGGAAAAGGTATCTTGGTATGAGGCGATGAAATTTTGTGCTATACTATCTAGGCTGACTGGACGAAACTATCGGCTTCCGAGTGAGGCAGAATGGGAATATGCCTGTCGCGCTGGTACCAGTACGCCATTCAACTTCGGTGAAACCATTACCACCGATGTGGCAAATTACGATGGCAGCTGTACATACAGCTCTGAGCCAAAAGGGGTATATCGAGAACAAACTACTCGTGTAGGGAGCTTTGGTGTAGCCAATTCCTTTGGTTTGTATGACATGCATGGGAATGTTTGGGAGTGGTGTGCTGACCATTGGTACCCAAACTACCTAAGCTCTCCCGTTGATGGTAGTGCTTGGCTAAGTAGTATCAATGAGTATGATCATCATTCCCGGCTTCTGCGCGGTGGTTCCTGGGATATCATTCCTGGGATATGCCGCTCGGCTTGCCGCTTCAGCTATATCCCGGCAGACAATACCGAAGTCAACATTGGTTTTCGGGTGGTGTGTGATGTTAGTATGCCTTAA
- the purD gene encoding phosphoribosylamine--glycine ligase, producing MKILVIGNGGREYALAWKLLQSQSIQQVICVPGNGGTATLRGCQNLLLNVQDFEAIAEFALVNDISLVVVGPELPLSLGITDYLQSKDIPVFGPTQEGAQIESSKSWAKDLMQSAGVPTPSFAVFTEPEPALAYVKTQVAPIVVKADGLAAGKGVTVAATIDEAETAVESLFENGFETVVIEECVTGQEVSVLAVTDGLTVRPLVPAQDHKRIGEGDTGPNTGGMGAYAPAPIVTPELSTRIEKEILNPTLEALKVRGIDYRGVLYAGLMITPEGNPTVLEFNCRFGDPETQAILPLLETPLDQVLLACTQQRLAELPTITWKQGAAACVIAASKGYPGAYEKGKVITGIQQAEQHGAIVCSAGTTLKQEELVTSGGRVLGVTGTGETIAQALSVAYSAIDCIQFEGMYYRRDIGYRVLKDEG from the coding sequence GTGAAGATTTTGGTAATTGGCAATGGGGGAAGGGAGTACGCCCTTGCCTGGAAACTACTGCAATCTCAAAGTATTCAGCAGGTGATATGTGTTCCTGGTAATGGTGGCACCGCTACACTAAGAGGTTGCCAAAATCTTTTATTAAACGTTCAAGATTTTGAAGCAATTGCTGAGTTTGCTCTGGTTAACGATATATCTCTAGTGGTGGTAGGTCCAGAACTCCCACTGTCTTTAGGTATTACAGACTATCTCCAAAGTAAAGATATCCCTGTGTTTGGTCCCACCCAGGAGGGAGCACAAATTGAGTCGAGTAAGTCTTGGGCAAAGGATTTGATGCAGTCTGCTGGTGTTCCTACCCCAAGTTTTGCTGTGTTTACGGAACCAGAACCAGCATTGGCTTATGTCAAAACCCAGGTAGCACCAATTGTGGTTAAAGCCGATGGCTTAGCAGCCGGTAAGGGAGTAACTGTTGCGGCTACGATAGACGAAGCCGAAACGGCTGTGGAGTCACTCTTTGAGAATGGGTTTGAGACGGTGGTGATTGAAGAGTGTGTCACCGGTCAAGAAGTTTCGGTTTTGGCTGTTACGGATGGCTTAACGGTTCGTCCCTTAGTACCAGCTCAAGACCATAAGCGAATTGGCGAAGGGGATACCGGTCCGAATACCGGAGGGATGGGAGCTTATGCTCCTGCACCGATTGTTACCCCAGAGCTAAGCACACGGATTGAGAAGGAAATTCTTAATCCTACCCTTGAGGCTTTAAAGGTCAGGGGAATTGATTATCGGGGGGTTCTCTATGCAGGATTGATGATTACTCCAGAAGGAAACCCAACGGTTCTGGAATTTAATTGTCGCTTTGGGGATCCAGAAACTCAAGCTATCCTACCCTTGCTAGAAACTCCCCTAGATCAGGTGCTTCTGGCTTGTACCCAACAGCGACTGGCGGAATTACCAACTATTACTTGGAAACAAGGGGCTGCGGCTTGTGTGATTGCTGCCTCGAAGGGGTATCCGGGAGCTTACGAAAAGGGTAAGGTAATTACTGGTATCCAACAAGCTGAGCAACACGGAGCAATAGTTTGCAGTGCTGGTACTACCCTGAAACAGGAGGAGCTAGTTACCAGTGGTGGTCGGGTTTTGGGGGTTACCGGAACTGGTGAAACAATAGCGCAAGCTTTATCAGTTGCTTATAGCGCTATCGATTGTATCCAGTTTGAGGGGATGTATTACCGTCGGGATATTGGTTATCGGGTTTTGAAGGATGAAGGCTGA
- a CDS encoding NAD-dependent epimerase/dehydratase family protein, with the protein MAINIVTGAAGFVGSHLVETLLNQGDRVIGIDQFNDYYDPKLKRRNIQNFKEHPAFELIESDIQTLDWRPLLTDVEVVYHQAAQAGVRASWGDGFRDYTERNINATQIILEAAKDAKHLTRLVYASSSSVYGNAEALPTSETILPQPVSPYGVTKLAAEHLCLLYYHNFGVPVTALRYFTVYGPRQRPDMAFHKFLKAILTDEPISIYGDGKQTRDFTFIKDIIAANLAAGTTPAAVGEVFNVGGGSRVVLADVLDTIEEIVGHPIKKNYIEKAKGDARHTAADITKAKTLLSYQPQVSLSEGLAQEWEWIQNLYACV; encoded by the coding sequence ATGGCTATTAATATCGTTACGGGTGCTGCGGGTTTTGTCGGTTCTCACCTAGTAGAAACCCTTTTGAATCAAGGTGATCGAGTGATTGGTATTGATCAATTTAACGATTATTACGATCCCAAGCTAAAACGCCGGAATATTCAAAATTTTAAAGAGCATCCCGCTTTTGAGTTAATCGAAAGTGATATTCAGACCTTGGATTGGCGTCCGCTCCTAACCGATGTAGAGGTAGTCTATCATCAAGCAGCACAAGCTGGAGTTCGTGCCAGTTGGGGGGATGGTTTTCGGGATTATACCGAGCGCAATATTAATGCTACGCAAATCATACTCGAAGCCGCCAAAGATGCCAAGCATCTGACCCGATTAGTCTATGCTTCCAGCTCATCAGTTTATGGTAATGCGGAAGCCCTACCGACATCTGAAACCATTCTTCCCCAACCGGTTTCCCCCTATGGGGTAACCAAGCTAGCTGCAGAACACCTATGCTTACTGTATTACCATAATTTTGGTGTACCTGTTACTGCCTTACGCTATTTCACCGTATACGGACCGAGGCAGCGCCCAGACATGGCATTTCACAAATTCCTAAAAGCCATTCTCACGGATGAACCCATTAGCATATATGGTGACGGAAAGCAAACCCGAGACTTCACCTTTATCAAAGACATCATAGCCGCGAATCTCGCTGCAGGTACCACACCAGCTGCTGTTGGGGAAGTCTTTAACGTTGGTGGTGGTAGCCGAGTGGTGCTAGCGGATGTTCTCGACACGATTGAAGAAATTGTTGGACATCCCATTAAGAAAAACTACATCGAAAAAGCCAAAGGAGACGCACGTCACACTGCAGCAGACATTACCAAGGCCAAAACCCTGCTCAGTTATCAACCTCAAGTATCCCTATCCGAAGGCTTAGCCCAAGAATGGGAATGGATACAGAATTTGTACGCTTGTGTATAG
- a CDS encoding serine/threonine-protein kinase — protein MSITCIVCGHINTGSNNYCTSCGAALDFEETVSSSAYHLPAGTLLRQSHYRIEKVLGEGGFGITYQGIYLPNSAKVAIKELWPEKAARMGKTITWPPSIAPIDRQRQLHKFQLEASYLQKCYHPNIAQVYDWFEENNTAYLVMEFISGKSLSKILQEEGVLSEEKLKGYFIQVAEALTVVHSNQLLHRDIKPDNILIDHQDRAVLIDFGATKEFIAGQTREMSATLSPGYAPLEQYSYRSKRWPATDIYALCASMYELLTGQLPAQATERAGSETLIPARQLAPQITAQTEQVILTGMRMKVEERFQTAEELIDALKGKFVSPSQRKAWGLLKQGKLAEAVQAYQKCLTNQPNHGEAAVELALVQIHLNDAQAEVAAQTAIRLQPNDGRSYGVLGLVNCRKSNWSTAVKQLQKAVDLAPQEVWIQANLAWAWGKLGNWQQAESAVSKALQIDSNCTFALGLQAWINVNQQQWKRAIRTATQALFKSKQAQSRESQQLQQWIYPYLIIALEKAVVTRQSRDVERRIIEFTTQVPDSAVAWGLKGWKQAVQGLWPEALANFEQASQKADVPSWVSLNQGITQEHLQNYQGAIQTYQAYIQKFPSDAFALFRLGTLLGKVGQWAQARSHLEKAVQLKPDYAEAYHNLGWVLQKIRTVDGQVENFRPLLSAYRQASEFYMQQYQSELAGAIRQAFHIAGVEL, from the coding sequence ATGTCTATTACCTGTATAGTATGCGGTCATATTAATACTGGCAGTAACAACTACTGCACTAGTTGTGGTGCGGCTCTTGATTTTGAAGAGACTGTTAGTTCATCAGCCTACCATTTGCCTGCTGGCACACTCCTGAGGCAGAGTCATTATCGGATAGAAAAAGTCCTGGGAGAAGGGGGATTTGGCATTACCTACCAAGGAATTTACCTACCTAACTCTGCCAAGGTTGCCATCAAAGAACTCTGGCCAGAAAAAGCAGCTAGGATGGGTAAAACCATTACTTGGCCCCCTTCTATTGCTCCGATTGACCGACAACGACAACTCCACAAATTTCAGTTAGAAGCCAGTTACTTACAAAAATGCTACCACCCTAATATTGCTCAGGTTTATGATTGGTTTGAGGAGAATAATACTGCCTATTTAGTCATGGAGTTTATCTCTGGAAAGTCCTTATCTAAAATCTTACAAGAAGAAGGTGTTCTTTCGGAAGAGAAGCTCAAGGGTTATTTTATCCAAGTAGCAGAAGCCTTAACAGTTGTTCACTCTAATCAACTATTACATAGAGATATTAAACCTGATAATATTCTAATTGATCACCAAGATCGAGCCGTATTGATTGATTTCGGTGCTACTAAAGAATTCATCGCCGGTCAAACCCGTGAAATGAGTGCAACATTATCACCAGGATACGCTCCTCTTGAGCAATACAGTTACCGGAGTAAGCGTTGGCCAGCTACGGATATATATGCTCTATGTGCTTCAATGTATGAATTACTCACTGGTCAATTACCAGCTCAAGCTACGGAAAGGGCTGGATCAGAAACGTTAATTCCAGCACGACAGTTAGCTCCTCAGATTACAGCCCAAACTGAGCAGGTAATCTTAACTGGAATGAGAATGAAGGTAGAGGAGCGATTTCAGACAGCCGAGGAACTGATTGATGCCCTCAAAGGCAAGTTTGTTTCTCCCAGTCAAAGGAAAGCGTGGGGATTACTTAAGCAAGGAAAGTTAGCAGAGGCGGTTCAAGCTTATCAAAAATGTCTAACTAATCAGCCAAACCATGGTGAAGCTGCGGTTGAACTAGCCCTAGTTCAGATCCATCTCAATGATGCTCAGGCTGAGGTGGCAGCACAAACAGCGATTCGACTACAACCAAATGATGGCAGGAGCTATGGGGTTTTAGGACTAGTCAACTGCCGTAAATCAAATTGGTCAACAGCAGTAAAACAGTTGCAAAAAGCAGTAGACTTAGCTCCCCAAGAGGTTTGGATACAAGCTAATCTAGCTTGGGCATGGGGAAAGCTTGGCAATTGGCAACAGGCAGAATCTGCTGTTTCCAAAGCACTACAAATTGATAGTAACTGTACCTTTGCCCTAGGGTTACAAGCGTGGATTAATGTCAATCAACAGCAATGGAAACGAGCAATTCGTACTGCTACCCAGGCACTGTTCAAGTCAAAACAGGCTCAGTCTAGGGAATCCCAACAACTACAACAATGGATATATCCCTATTTAATCATTGCTTTGGAAAAGGCTGTTGTTACTAGACAGTCTAGGGATGTGGAGCGCCGGATTATAGAGTTTACCACTCAAGTCCCCGATAGTGCAGTTGCTTGGGGATTGAAAGGTTGGAAGCAAGCTGTGCAAGGGTTGTGGCCTGAGGCCCTGGCCAATTTTGAGCAAGCCAGCCAGAAAGCAGACGTTCCTAGCTGGGTATCCCTGAATCAAGGAATCACTCAGGAACACTTGCAGAATTATCAGGGTGCTATCCAAACCTATCAAGCCTACATTCAGAAATTTCCATCTGATGCCTTTGCTTTATTCCGTCTAGGCACTTTATTAGGAAAAGTGGGACAATGGGCACAAGCACGCTCCCATCTGGAAAAAGCCGTTCAGTTAAAACCAGACTATGCTGAGGCTTACCACAACTTAGGTTGGGTTTTACAGAAAATCAGAACTGTAGATGGTCAGGTTGAGAATTTTCGTCCCCTGTTGTCCGCCTATCGTCAAGCATCTGAATTTTACATGCAACAGTACCAATCGGAATTAGCTGGCGCAATTAGACAAGCCTTTCACATAGCTGGGGTTGAGCTTTAG